The following are encoded in a window of Doryrhamphus excisus isolate RoL2022-K1 chromosome 16, RoL_Dexc_1.0, whole genome shotgun sequence genomic DNA:
- the dnajc27 gene encoding dnaJ homolog subfamily C member 27 isoform X1, with protein METNVPKRRDNKKPLRVKVISLGNAEVGKSCIIKRYCEKRFVPKYLATIGIDYGVTKVQVRDREIKVNIFDMAGHPFFYEVRNEFYKDSQGVLLVYDVGLRDSFDALDSWLGEMKQEMGSQANMDSIVFVVCANKVDLMKRRVVDEGEGRLWAESRGFHYFETSAQSGEGINEMFQAFFSSITDMCENGGKRPVSDVSVGFTKEQADTIRRIRNSKDSWDMLGVKPGATREEVNKAYRKLAVLLHPDKCVAPGSEDAFKAVVNARTSLLKNIK; from the exons atggaaacaaatgtgCCGAAGAGACGAGACAACAAGAAACCGCTCCGGGTCAAGGTAATAAGCCTCGGGAATGCCGAAGTTGGTAAG AGTTGCATCATTAAACGCTACTGCGAGAAGAGGTTTGTCCCCAAATATTTGGCCACTATTGGGATTGACTATGGTGTCACCAA GGTTCAGGTTCGCGACAGAGAAATCAAAGTGAACATCTTTGACATGGCCGGACATCCTTTCTTCTACGAA GTGCGTAATGAGTTCTACAAGGACAGTCAGGGCGTGCTGCTGGTCTATGATGTCGGCCTACGGGACAGTTTTGATGCCCTGGACAGCTGGTTGGGCGAGATGAAACAGGAAATGGGCTCTCAGGCCAACATGGACAGCATTGTTTTCGTGGTCTGCGCCAACAAG GTGGACCTGATGAAACGGCGAGTGGTGGACGAGGGTGAGGGTCGTCTGTGGGCGGAGTCGCGGGGGTTTCATTACTTTGAGACGTCGGCACAAAGCGGAGAGGGCATCAATGAGATGTTCCAG gccttcttctcctccatcaCCGACATGTGTGAAAACGGCGGGAAGCGTCCTGTGTCGGATGTCAGCGTGGGCTTCACCAAAGAGCAAGCGGACACTATCCGACGTATCCGAAACAGTAAGGACTCCTGGGATATGCTGGGGGTCAAACCCGGGGCCACACG GGAAGAGGTCAACAAAGCCTACAGGAAACTGGCCGTACTTCTCCACCCAGACAAATGTGTGGCCCCCGGAAGCGAAGACGCCTTCAAGGCGGTGGTGAATGCACGCACCTCACTGCTgaagaatataaaataa
- the dnajc27 gene encoding dnaJ homolog subfamily C member 27 isoform X2, which produces MPKLSCIIKRYCEKRFVPKYLATIGIDYGVTKVQVRDREIKVNIFDMAGHPFFYEVRNEFYKDSQGVLLVYDVGLRDSFDALDSWLGEMKQEMGSQANMDSIVFVVCANKVDLMKRRVVDEGEGRLWAESRGFHYFETSAQSGEGINEMFQAFFSSITDMCENGGKRPVSDVSVGFTKEQADTIRRIRNSKDSWDMLGVKPGATREEVNKAYRKLAVLLHPDKCVAPGSEDAFKAVVNARTSLLKNIK; this is translated from the exons ATGCCGAAGTTG AGTTGCATCATTAAACGCTACTGCGAGAAGAGGTTTGTCCCCAAATATTTGGCCACTATTGGGATTGACTATGGTGTCACCAA GGTTCAGGTTCGCGACAGAGAAATCAAAGTGAACATCTTTGACATGGCCGGACATCCTTTCTTCTACGAA GTGCGTAATGAGTTCTACAAGGACAGTCAGGGCGTGCTGCTGGTCTATGATGTCGGCCTACGGGACAGTTTTGATGCCCTGGACAGCTGGTTGGGCGAGATGAAACAGGAAATGGGCTCTCAGGCCAACATGGACAGCATTGTTTTCGTGGTCTGCGCCAACAAG GTGGACCTGATGAAACGGCGAGTGGTGGACGAGGGTGAGGGTCGTCTGTGGGCGGAGTCGCGGGGGTTTCATTACTTTGAGACGTCGGCACAAAGCGGAGAGGGCATCAATGAGATGTTCCAG gccttcttctcctccatcaCCGACATGTGTGAAAACGGCGGGAAGCGTCCTGTGTCGGATGTCAGCGTGGGCTTCACCAAAGAGCAAGCGGACACTATCCGACGTATCCGAAACAGTAAGGACTCCTGGGATATGCTGGGGGTCAAACCCGGGGCCACACG GGAAGAGGTCAACAAAGCCTACAGGAAACTGGCCGTACTTCTCCACCCAGACAAATGTGTGGCCCCCGGAAGCGAAGACGCCTTCAAGGCGGTGGTGAATGCACGCACCTCACTGCTgaagaatataaaataa
- the xdh gene encoding xanthine dehydrogenase/oxidase: protein MGDSETAADELIFFVNGKKVVETNADPEMTLLTYLRTKLGLPGTKLGCAEGGCGACTVMLSKYQASTQQLVHYAVNACLAPICSLHLVAVTTVEGIGSVARQLHPVQERIAKAHGSQCGFCTPGIVMSMYALLRNNPTPKMADVEEAFQGNLCRCTGYRPILEAYKTFTMEGGCCGGRGRENGCCMTDANGDNEEPTSALFNASDFAPLDPTQEVIFPPELMSLSKSQKIRSLRFHNDQTTWLQPDNLDEFLDLKWKHPEARVVVGNTEVGVEVKFKNLLYPVVLAPALVPELHRVTHTEDGIEFGAACTLSQMEAVLKQAVVTLPPHQTEVFLAVLEQLRWFAGQQIRNVAAVGGNIMTASPISDLNPVFMAAACKLTLMDKDGSRVVQMDNGFFVGYRKTLLRPQEVLLSIQIPFSTRNQFVSAFKQSPRREDDISIVTAAMSVTFKAGTTTVEDMKLSYGGMAATTVLANNTAQKVLGRCWGEEMLEEACRSLAEELSLDPSVPGGMVSYRQTLSLSLFYKFYLTVLQKLRRQGINVEELRSDLVSATELYHSETPSSVQIYQEVPEGQNQGDVLGRPLMHLSALKQATGEAVYCDDIPLFEKELYLALVTSSKAHARILTIDSSAAEQCPGFVCCVFADDVPGSNVTGKVVHDETVLADSQVTCVGHIIGAVVADTQLHAQRAAKAVRIQYEELQPIITIQEAIAARSFYQPIRTIQNGDLEAGFTQADHILEGEIHIGGQEHFYLETNVTVAVPRGEDDEMEIFASTQNPSETQFLVAKALGIPANRVAVRVKRMGGGFGGKETRSTVLSTVVAVAAHKLQRPVRCMLDRDEDMLITGGRHPFYGKYKVGFLKSGKIVALDVSYYSNVGNSLDLSLAVMERALFHMENSYSIANVRGRGFLCRTNLASNTAFRGFGGPQGMLVAESWITDVAQILDLPADEVRRMNLYVQGDLTPYNQVLDQFTLDRCWDECLSRSQYQRRRAAVELYNRQNRWTKRGLAIVPTMFGISFTVSFLNQAGALVHIYTDGSVLLTHGGTEMGQGLHTKMVQVASRVLGVPCSKIHITETSTNTVPNTSPTAASASSDLNGAAVKNACQILNERLEPYKSQNPKGSWEDWVKAAYLDRVSLSASGFYKTPDLGYHFDTNSGRVFNYFSYGVASSEVEVDCLTGAHKNLSTTIVMDVGVSLNPAIDIGQVEGAFMQGVGLFTLEELHYSPQGVLLTRGPGSYKIPAFGDIPTQLTVSLLRDAPNDKAIFASKAVGEPPLFLASSVFFAIKDAISAARAESGITGPFRLDSPASAERIRNACSDRFTKLCPPAEPGTFRPWSVQV from the exons ATGGGGGACAGCGAGACCGCCGCTGATGAGCTCATTTTCTTCGTTAACGGGAAAAAG GTCGTGGAGACAAATGCAGACCCTGAGATGACCTTGCTCACATATTTGAGGACGAAAT TGGGCCTCCCGGGAACCAAGCTGGGCTGTGCTGAAGGCGGATGTGGAGCGTGTACAGTAATGTTGTCCAAATATCAAGCGTCCACGCAGCAGCTTGT TCACTATGCGGTCAATGCCTGCCTCGCCCCAATCTGTTCCTTGCATCTGGTTGCCGTGACGACCGTGGAAGGCATCGGCAGTGTTGCTCGACAACTGCATCCTGTGCAG GAGCGAATAGCGAAGGCTCACGGCTCTCAGTGCGGTTTCTGCACCCCAGGAATTGTCATGTCCATGTACGCGCTGCTGAGAAACAACCCCACGCCCAAAATGGCTGACGTGGAGGAGGCCTTTCAGG GAAACCTTTGTCGCTGCACTGGCTATCGACCCATCCTGGAAGCCTACAAAACCTTTACCATG GAGGGCGGATGCTGTGGGGGCAGGGGGCGGGAAAATGGCTGCTGTATGACCGATGCTAACGGAGATAATGAGGAG CCGACCTCGGCGCTCTTTAACGCCTCTGACTTTGCACCACTTGACCCAACGCAGGAGGTCATCTTCCCTCCAGAGCTCATG TCCCTCAGCAAAAGTCAGAAGATACGTTCGCTGCGTTTCCATAACGACCAAACCACGTGGCTGCAGCCTGACAACCTGGATGAGTTTCTGGATCTGAAATGGAAACACCCGGAAGCCCGAGTGGTGGTGGGAAACACTGAAGTGG GTGTAGAAGTCAAGTTCAAGAACCTGCTGTATCCGGTCGTTCTGGCGCCCGCATTGGTCCCTGAGCTCCACAGAGTGACACACACTGAAGACG GGATTGAGTTTGGTGCAGCGTGCACGCTCAGCCAAATGGAGGCGGTGCTGAAACAGGCCGTGGTGACGCTCCCCCCGCACCAGACCGAGGTCTTCCTCGCCGTGCTGGAGCAGCTGCGCTGGTTTGCTGGCCAGCAGATACGCAACGTTGCG GCTGTTGGTGGTAACATCATGACCGCCAGCCCCATATCAGACCTCAATCCTGTCTTCATGGCGGCCGCCTGTAAACTCACATTGATGGACAAAG ATGGCAGCCGTGTGGTTCAGATGGACAACGGTTTCTTTGTAGGCTACAGGAAGACGCTGCTCCGACCGCAAGAGGTCTTGCTGTCCATCCAGATCCCCTTCAGCACCAGG AATCAGTTTGTCTCGGCCTTCAAGCAGTCCCCTCGCCGAGAAGACGACATCAGCATTGTCACCGCTGCCATGAGCGTCACGTTCAAAGCCGGCACAACAACCGTGGAGGACATGAAGCTGAGCTACGGTGGCATGGCGGCGACCACGGTGCTAGCCAACAATACAGCACAGAAGGTCCTGGGAAG ATGCTGGGGGGAGGAGATGCTGGAAGAAGCGTGCCGCTCGCTGGCGGAGGAGTTGAGCCTTGATCCCTCCGTGCCAGGAGGCATGGTGTCGTATCGGCAAACACTGAGCCTCAGCCTCTTCTACAAGTTCTACCTGACTGTGCTGCAGAAGCTCCGACGACAG GGCATCAATGTGGAGGAACTCAGATCTGACTTGGTCAGTGCAACAGAACTTTACCACTCAGAGACACCATCCAGCGTCCAGATCTACCAG GaggttccagaaggtcagaacCAAGGTGACGTGCTGGGCCGCCCCTTGATGCACCTCTCGGCTCTGAAGCAGGCGACGGGTGAGGCGGTGTACTGTGACGACATACCGCTATTTGAGAAGGAGCTGTACCTGGCGCTCGTCACCAGCAGCAAGGCGCACGCTCGCATCCT GACCATCGACTCGTCAGCAGCGGAGCAATGTCCTGGCTTCGTTTGCTGCGTCTTTGCCGACGACGTTCCTGGTAGCAACGTCACTGGAAAGGTGGTGCATGATGAGACCGTCCTTGCTGACAGCCAG GTGACATGTGTGGGTCACATCATTGGCGCTGTGGTGGCTGACACGCAGCTTCATGCCCAGCGAGCCGCCAAAGCCGTCCGGATCCAGTACGAGGAGCTGCAGCCCATCATCACCATACAG GAAGCCATTGCTGCCCGGTCCTTctatcagccaatcagaaccaTCCAGAACGGAGACCTGGAGGCAGGGTTTACACAGGCAGACCACATCCTGGAAG GTGAGATCCACATCGGCGGTCAAGAACATTTCTACCTGGAGACCAATGTGACTGTGGCTGTCCCACGAGGGGAAGATGATGAAATGGAGATCTTTGCTTCCACTCAGAATCCCTCTGAGACACAA TTTCTGGTGGCCAAGGCTTTGGGCATCCCCGCCAACAGGGTGGCCGTCCGTGTGAAGAGGATGGGTGGAGGCTTTGGGGGAAAGGAGACTCGGAGTACTGTACTCTCCACCGTGGTTGCCGTGGCAGCACACAA GCTGCAGCGGCCCGTCAGGTGCATGCTGGACCGGGATGAAGATATGTTGATCACTGGAGGGAGACATCCTTTCTACGGAAAGTACAAG GTGGGTTTCCTCAAGAGCGGGAAGATTGTGGCTCTGGATGTGTCGTACTACAGTAACGTCGGCAACTCCCTTGACCTCTCTCTAGCG GTCATGGAGCGCGCTCTGTTCCACATGGAGAACTCGTACAGCATTGCAAACGTGCGCGGTCGCGGCTTCCTGTGCCGCACCAACTTGGCGTCTAACACTGCCTTCAGAGGCTTTGGaggcccgcaaggcatgctggttGCTGAGAGCTGGATAACGGATGTAGCCCAGATCCTGGACTTGCCAGCCGACGAG GTTCGCAGGATGAACCTGTACGTCCAAGGAGACCTGACACCGTACAACCAGGTCCTGGACCAGTTCACGTTGGACCGCTGCTGGGACGAGTGCCTTTCCCGCTCACAATACCAGCGGCGGCGAGCTGCCGTCGAGCTCTACAACAG GCAGAACCGCTGGACCAAACGAGGCCTCGCCATCGTACCGACCATGTTTGGCATCAGCTTCACCGTTTCCTTCCTTAACCAG GCCGGCGCGTTAGTCCACATCTACACGGACGGTTCGGTGCTGCTGACTCATGGTGGGACAGAAATGGGACAGGgtctccacacaaagatggtcCAG GTTGCCAGCCGGGTTCTCGGTGTCCCCTGCTCAAAGATCCACATAACGGAGACCAGCACTAATACGGTCCCTAACACAAGTCCCACCGCTGCCTCGGCCTCCTCAGACCTCAATGGTGCTGCTGTGAAAAATGCCTGCCAGATACTCAACGAGCGCCTGGAGCCCTATAAAAGCCAAAACCCCAAAGGATCATGGGAAGACTGG GTGAAAGCAGCCTACTTGGACCGCGTCTCCCTGAGCGCCAGCGGCTTTTACAA GACCCCGGATTTGGGATACCACTTTGACACCAACTCTGGCCGAGTGTTCAACTACTTCAGCTATGGAGTGGCCTCTTCTGAGGTGGAGGTGGACTGTTTGACTGGAGCTCACAAG AACCTGAGCACGACCATCGTAATGGATGTTGGCGTTAGCCTCAACCCAGCCATCGACATCGGTCAG GTGGAAGGGGCCTTCATGCAAGGCGTGGGTCTGTTCACCCTCGAGGAGCTTCACTATTCCCCCCAGGGTGTCCTCCTCACTCGGGGTCCAGGTTCTTACAAGATCCCGGCCTTCGGTGACATTCCGACCCAGCTAACTGTTTCACTGCTCCGTGACGCACCCAATGACAAGGCCATCTTTGCCTCCAAG